One stretch of Riemerella columbina DNA includes these proteins:
- a CDS encoding CoA transferase subunit A — protein MIDKTVKNVQEACEGIQDGMTIMLGGFGLCGIPENSIAELVRKGVKDLTCISNNAGVDDFGLGLLLQKKQIKKMIASYVGENAEFERQLLHGELEVELIPQGTLATRCLAAGYGMPAIYTPAGVGTEVAEGKEVRNFNGKDYLLEYAFDADFAIVKAWKGDTAGNLIYRSTARNFNPPMAMAGKITIAEVEELVPAGALDPDQIHTPGIYVHRIFQGEKYEKRIEQRTVRTK, from the coding sequence ATGATAGATAAAACCGTAAAAAATGTACAAGAAGCTTGCGAAGGCATTCAAGATGGTATGACCATTATGCTGGGTGGCTTTGGGCTCTGTGGTATTCCTGAAAACAGCATTGCAGAGTTGGTTAGAAAAGGCGTAAAAGACCTCACTTGCATCTCCAATAACGCTGGCGTAGATGATTTTGGTTTGGGGTTACTCCTTCAAAAAAAGCAAATTAAAAAAATGATAGCCTCTTATGTAGGAGAAAACGCTGAATTTGAGCGCCAACTCCTCCACGGCGAGTTAGAGGTGGAGCTCATTCCGCAAGGGACTTTAGCCACAAGATGTTTAGCAGCAGGTTATGGTATGCCCGCAATCTACACGCCAGCTGGCGTAGGCACAGAGGTGGCAGAAGGTAAAGAAGTAAGAAATTTCAATGGTAAAGATTACCTTTTAGAATACGCTTTTGATGCTGATTTTGCCATCGTAAAAGCGTGGAAAGGCGACACGGCAGGCAATCTGATCTATCGCTCTACCGCCAGAAATTTTAACCCTCCAATGGCCATGGCAGGGAAAATCACCATTGCGGAAGTGGAAGAATTGGTACCTGCTGGGGCTTTAGATCCTGACCAAATCCATACCCCTGGGATTTATGTGCATCGTATCTTCCAAGGCGAGAAGTACGAAAAACGCATAGAGCAAAGAACGGTAAGAACAAAATAA
- a CDS encoding TonB-dependent receptor plug domain-containing protein, with amino-acid sequence MKKTILSILMLSNTLLYAQKDSINTAIEEVVMTGTLKPVSRDKSPVPVEVFSSQFFEKKQSSCLLESVEMINGVRPQLNCSVCNTGDIHINGLEGPYTMILIDGMPIVSSLSTVYGLSGIPNSLIDRVEVVKGPASSIYGSEAMGGIINVITKNALKAPKLNAHTTASSWGEYNTDLGTAFKLGDRIGSLLSLNYYNFQQRMDLNRDHFMDAALQDRISIFNKWNFNRPQDKVASFALRYLYEDRAGGVMDWDKYKDRGSNQVYGESIFTNRVEAIAAYELPIEEKIITQWSYNYHHQDSFYGDTPFLAKQSTFFGQMFWDKTLGASNLLLGIAVKNTYYDDNTLGTLEADGITNRPQNDWIPGAFIQNQWQINDQQILLLGYRLDLSKIHGWIHSPRIAYKRNLTPSTQLRTSFGTGFRVVNLFTEEHAALTGSRQVVISEQLNPERSYNANLNLTHRTYLNSGYINLDLLGFYSYFTNKIIGDFDTNPNQILYYNLTGKSISAGASLNTEFKFEIPLSLQLGLTYMEVYKEDDKNGVKTKIPQLFAPKWSGTYALTYHFPKKWTLDFTGIFYGPMRLPILPNDFRPEYSPWYTLANLQLKKEFSDIGLELYAGVKNIFNFTPKNPLMRPDDPFDQNINDPVNNPMGYTFDTAYGYAPMTGIRTFLGLKYIIK; translated from the coding sequence ATGAAAAAAACAATTTTAAGCATTTTAATGCTTTCTAATACACTCCTCTATGCGCAAAAGGATTCTATCAACACTGCCATAGAAGAAGTGGTGATGACAGGCACGCTAAAACCTGTTAGCAGGGATAAAAGCCCTGTACCCGTAGAGGTTTTTTCCTCTCAATTTTTTGAAAAAAAACAAAGTTCTTGCCTTTTAGAATCGGTGGAAATGATCAATGGCGTAAGACCACAGCTCAATTGTTCGGTTTGTAACACTGGAGATATCCACATCAATGGCTTGGAAGGTCCTTACACTATGATCCTCATTGATGGAATGCCCATTGTTAGCTCTCTATCTACTGTATATGGTTTGAGTGGTATCCCCAACAGTTTGATAGACCGCGTGGAGGTGGTTAAAGGTCCTGCCTCCTCTATCTACGGTTCTGAAGCGATGGGCGGAATCATCAATGTTATTACTAAAAATGCGCTGAAAGCCCCAAAACTAAATGCCCATACAACGGCTTCATCTTGGGGAGAATATAATACGGACTTGGGGACAGCTTTTAAACTCGGAGATCGTATTGGCTCTTTGTTAAGCCTCAATTATTATAATTTTCAGCAAAGAATGGACCTGAATAGAGACCATTTTATGGATGCCGCGCTCCAAGATCGAATTTCAATATTTAATAAATGGAATTTTAATCGTCCTCAGGATAAAGTTGCCAGTTTTGCACTAAGATACCTCTACGAAGACCGTGCTGGTGGCGTAATGGATTGGGATAAATACAAGGACCGTGGCAGCAACCAAGTCTATGGCGAAAGTATTTTTACCAACAGAGTGGAGGCTATTGCCGCTTATGAACTTCCCATTGAGGAAAAAATAATAACGCAATGGTCGTATAATTATCATCATCAAGATTCATTCTATGGGGATACGCCCTTCCTTGCTAAGCAATCCACATTTTTCGGACAAATGTTTTGGGATAAAACTTTGGGCGCTTCTAATTTACTATTAGGTATTGCGGTTAAAAATACCTATTACGATGATAACACTCTGGGAACATTGGAGGCAGATGGCATCACCAATCGCCCGCAGAATGACTGGATCCCTGGCGCTTTTATACAAAATCAGTGGCAGATTAACGACCAACAAATTTTGCTATTGGGCTACCGTTTAGATTTATCCAAAATCCACGGTTGGATCCACTCGCCGAGGATAGCCTATAAACGAAATCTAACTCCAAGCACTCAACTTAGAACGAGTTTTGGTACTGGATTTAGAGTGGTCAACCTCTTCACAGAAGAGCACGCTGCCCTTACGGGATCTCGACAAGTGGTCATTAGCGAACAACTCAATCCTGAAAGGTCTTATAATGCCAACCTAAACCTCACCCACCGTACTTATTTAAATTCAGGATACATCAACCTTGATTTATTAGGTTTTTATTCCTATTTTACCAATAAAATCATTGGCGATTTTGATACCAATCCCAACCAAATTTTATACTACAACTTAACTGGAAAATCCATCAGCGCTGGGGCTTCTCTCAATACAGAGTTTAAATTTGAAATTCCTCTAAGTTTACAATTGGGGCTGACCTATATGGAAGTTTATAAGGAAGATGATAAAAATGGTGTAAAAACTAAAATACCTCAGTTATTCGCGCCCAAATGGTCTGGCACTTATGCCCTTACTTATCATTTTCCTAAAAAATGGACTTTAGATTTTACGGGGATTTTCTATGGTCCTATGCGGCTTCCTATCCTTCCCAACGATTTTAGACCTGAATATTCGCCGTGGTACACTTTAGCCAATTTACAATTGAAAAAAGAGTTTTCGGATATAGGTTTAGAGCTTTATGCTGGGGTGAAAAACATTTTCAACTTTACTCCTAAAAATCCGTTGATGCGTCCCGATGATCCTTTTGATCAAAATATAAATGATCCTGTTAACAATCCGATGGGTTATACTTTTGATACTGCCTATGGCTATGCCCCAATGACAGGCATTAGAACCTTTTTAGGCTTAAAATACATCATCAAATAG
- the kdsB gene encoding 3-deoxy-manno-octulosonate cytidylyltransferase gives MKKLKIIAVIPARYEASRFPGKLMQILGDQTVIATTYQNVVATQLFDEVFVATDSVLIFDEIIRIGGKAVRTGQHETGSDRIAEAVRDIDCDIVVNVQGDEPFLKKEPLQDLTSVFHNDPEQEISLASLKIKITEPTEIENPNNVKVITDLNGFALYFSRSVIPFQREMNAEAKYFRHIGVYAFRKQALLTFASLEMSPLETLEKIECIRYLENGMKIKMIETDFVGVGIDVPEDLEKAKRLLHLK, from the coding sequence ATGAAGAAACTGAAAATCATAGCGGTGATTCCTGCACGCTACGAAGCCAGCCGATTTCCAGGGAAATTGATGCAGATTTTGGGCGATCAAACCGTCATTGCGACCACTTATCAGAATGTGGTGGCTACGCAGTTGTTTGATGAGGTTTTTGTGGCGACAGATTCGGTTTTGATTTTTGATGAAATCATCCGTATAGGCGGCAAAGCCGTTCGCACAGGGCAACACGAAACGGGGAGCGACAGAATAGCGGAAGCCGTTCGGGATATAGATTGCGACATTGTGGTGAATGTGCAAGGCGATGAACCTTTTCTAAAAAAAGAACCGCTTCAAGATTTGACTTCGGTGTTTCATAACGATCCAGAACAGGAAATTTCCTTGGCATCGCTTAAGATAAAAATCACTGAGCCCACCGAGATTGAAAACCCTAATAATGTGAAAGTCATCACGGATTTGAACGGATTTGCCCTTTATTTTAGCCGTTCGGTAATTCCTTTTCAGCGGGAAATGAATGCCGAAGCAAAATATTTTAGGCACATTGGCGTTTATGCATTTAGAAAACAGGCGTTGCTCACTTTTGCGAGCTTAGAAATGTCGCCATTGGAAACATTGGAAAAGATAGAATGCATCCGTTATTTAGAGAACGGAATGAAAATCAAGATGATAGAAACTGATTTCGTGGGTGTGGGCATTGATGTTCCAGAGGATTTAGAGAAAGCCAAGCGCCTTCTTCATCTAAAATAA
- a CDS encoding pseudouridine synthase, whose amino-acid sequence MSRERNNFSSGRGKSGSNRNRTGNSRGSKLNGKNFDARDKYVKGDRREGGRGSQASAEDRARNFVQKRRINKLVQQPKETIRLNKYIANSGICSRREADELIQQGLVEVNGKVVTEMGYQVQKTDKVSFDGQNLTPEKPVYVLLNKPKGYISTTKDEKARKTVMELTANASPYRIFPVGRLDRQTTGVILLTNDGHLTKKLTHPSFNIKKIYHVTLDRKLSREDMNTIAEGIRLEEGVAEVDHISYIEGKPKNEIGIEIHIGWNRVIRRIFQRLGYEVEALDRVMFAGLTKKNIKRGHWRILTDLEVNNLKML is encoded by the coding sequence ATGAGCAGAGAACGCAACAATTTTTCATCAGGAAGAGGTAAATCTGGGTCTAATAGAAATAGAACCGGAAATTCTCGTGGCTCAAAATTGAATGGTAAAAACTTTGACGCTCGTGATAAGTATGTCAAAGGAGACCGCAGAGAAGGGGGGCGCGGTAGCCAAGCTTCGGCGGAAGATAGAGCAAGAAATTTTGTGCAGAAGAGAAGAATAAACAAGTTGGTACAGCAGCCTAAAGAAACTATTAGGCTAAATAAATATATCGCCAATTCTGGAATATGCAGCAGGAGAGAGGCCGATGAGTTGATACAACAAGGCTTGGTAGAAGTGAATGGCAAAGTGGTGACCGAGATGGGCTACCAAGTGCAAAAAACGGATAAAGTCAGCTTTGATGGGCAAAATCTAACGCCTGAAAAGCCCGTGTATGTGCTCCTTAACAAGCCGAAAGGCTACATTTCTACAACGAAAGATGAGAAAGCCAGAAAAACGGTGATGGAGCTGACAGCCAATGCATCGCCGTACCGTATTTTCCCTGTGGGGCGCTTAGACCGACAGACTACGGGCGTTATTTTACTGACTAATGATGGGCATTTAACCAAAAAATTAACGCATCCGTCTTTTAATATTAAGAAAATTTACCATGTCACTTTGGACAGAAAATTATCTCGCGAGGATATGAACACCATTGCAGAGGGCATTCGTTTGGAGGAAGGCGTGGCAGAGGTAGACCACATTTCTTATATTGAAGGTAAGCCGAAAAATGAAATCGGTATTGAGATTCATATTGGATGGAATAGGGTGATTCGCCGTATTTTCCAAAGATTGGGCTACGAGGTAGAAGCGCTGGATAGAGTGATGTTTGCAGGGCTGACCAAGAAGAATATCAAGCGTGGTCATTGGCGCATCTTAACCGATTTAGAGGTGAATAACCTCAAAATGTTATAA
- a CDS encoding histidine kinase: protein MKKILVITTMVVGSLWSAQTAKEVIDKNIEATGGLSKWKLLNSIVLQGQVILGLKEEYPIKIYQQRPNLTKTTIIIDKKENVIEAYDGKKGYAMNYANNKLQEFSDYQPQSFDTDFIDFEAKGFTATILGKDKIDDRLCYKVELTKNVNKIIYYFDTETYMLLKETKKDETLIYSDFKKVGALVMPFRIDFSTPKKEGDYTMIFNKIETNKVFPENTFKIK from the coding sequence ATGAAAAAAATATTGGTTATTACCACAATGGTTGTCGGTTCGCTTTGGTCGGCACAAACGGCTAAAGAGGTGATTGATAAGAATATAGAAGCCACCGGCGGACTTTCTAAATGGAAATTGCTGAACTCTATTGTTCTACAAGGTCAAGTGATTTTAGGGCTGAAAGAAGAGTATCCCATTAAAATTTATCAACAGCGTCCTAATTTGACCAAAACGACCATCATCATTGATAAAAAGGAAAATGTGATAGAGGCTTATGATGGCAAAAAAGGCTATGCGATGAACTATGCGAACAATAAATTGCAGGAGTTTAGCGATTATCAACCTCAGAGTTTTGACACCGATTTTATCGATTTTGAAGCCAAAGGTTTCACGGCGACTATCCTTGGTAAGGACAAAATAGATGACCGTTTATGCTACAAGGTAGAGCTGACTAAAAATGTAAATAAAATCATCTATTACTTTGATACAGAGACTTATATGTTGCTCAAAGAAACTAAAAAAGATGAAACTTTAATCTATTCTGATTTCAAAAAAGTAGGAGCGCTGGTTATGCCGTTTAGAATAGATTTTTCCACGCCAAAAAAAGAAGGCGATTATACGATGATTTTCAATAAAATAGAAACCAACAAGGTGTTCCCAGAGAATACTTTTAAAATTAAATAA
- a CDS encoding 3-oxoacid CoA-transferase subunit B, with translation MALTKEQIAQRIAKEIKHNSYVNLGIGIPTLVANYIPEGINVVLQSENGLLGMGPFPFKDEEDADLINAGKQTITTLSGSVIFDSAMSFGMIRAQKVDLTILGAMEVSEQGDIANWKIPGKMVKGMGGAMDLVASAKNIIVAMQQVNKHGDSKLLPQCTLPLTGVKCIKKIVTELGVYDVVPEGGFKLLERAPGVSIEDIKAATVGKLIIEGDIPEMKF, from the coding sequence ATGGCATTAACGAAAGAGCAAATAGCACAGCGCATAGCGAAAGAAATAAAACACAACTCTTATGTCAATTTAGGCATCGGTATTCCTACGCTGGTCGCCAACTATATCCCCGAAGGCATCAATGTGGTGCTGCAATCCGAAAATGGACTCCTCGGTATGGGACCTTTTCCTTTTAAAGACGAGGAAGATGCAGACCTCATTAACGCTGGTAAACAAACCATTACCACGCTCTCAGGTTCTGTTATTTTTGATTCGGCGATGAGTTTTGGTATGATTAGAGCCCAGAAAGTAGACCTCACCATCTTAGGGGCGATGGAGGTTTCCGAACAAGGCGATATTGCCAACTGGAAAATCCCTGGTAAAATGGTGAAAGGTATGGGCGGCGCGATGGACTTGGTGGCTTCTGCAAAAAACATCATCGTAGCGATGCAACAGGTTAATAAACACGGTGATAGCAAGCTGTTACCACAATGTACACTGCCACTCACAGGGGTAAAATGCATTAAAAAAATTGTTACCGAACTCGGGGTTTATGATGTGGTGCCAGAAGGTGGCTTCAAATTATTAGAACGCGCGCCAGGGGTGAGCATAGAAGACATCAAGGCTGCAACAGTAGGGAAACTCATCATAGAAGGCGATATTCCTGAGATGAAATTTTAA
- the rsgA gene encoding ribosome small subunit-dependent GTPase A, producing MEVFKGLITKSTGSWYQVKEAVTGEIYEARIRGKFKLQKNRLTNPLAVGDWVEFQLEADQVAWITKIEPRKNYLIRKSVNLSKEAHIIASNIDLACFLYTLKNPETSLGFLDRFLACCEAYNIQPLILFNKTDLLTDEELTYIEALSEIYQNIGYKTMMISAYSGLNLEDLKLELQDKISVFFGHSGSGKSTLVNALQPGLNLRTGKVSEVHLKGKHTTTFAQMHFWNFGGSVIDTPGVREFAMIDIQKEEVQHYFPEIFQIGQHCKFHNCLHLNEPKCAVIKAIEEDDILESRYATYLKLMEETEG from the coding sequence ATGGAAGTTTTTAAAGGGCTAATTACCAAATCTACAGGGAGTTGGTATCAAGTAAAAGAGGCGGTCACAGGAGAAATTTATGAGGCGCGCATCCGTGGCAAGTTTAAATTACAGAAAAACCGACTGACCAATCCTTTGGCGGTGGGAGATTGGGTAGAATTTCAGCTGGAAGCCGACCAAGTGGCGTGGATTACCAAAATAGAACCACGCAAAAATTACCTGATCAGAAAATCGGTGAACCTTTCCAAAGAGGCGCACATCATAGCTTCTAACATAGATTTGGCTTGTTTTCTCTATACGCTTAAAAATCCAGAAACTTCACTGGGGTTTTTAGATCGCTTTTTGGCTTGCTGCGAGGCATACAACATCCAACCTCTTATTTTATTTAACAAAACCGATTTGCTCACAGATGAAGAGCTCACTTATATAGAGGCTTTATCCGAAATTTATCAAAATATAGGCTACAAAACGATGATGATTTCTGCCTATTCAGGGTTAAACTTAGAGGATTTAAAACTAGAACTTCAAGACAAAATTTCGGTATTTTTTGGACATTCAGGAAGCGGAAAATCCACTTTGGTTAATGCCTTGCAACCAGGGCTAAACCTCCGCACTGGCAAAGTTTCCGAAGTTCACCTTAAAGGAAAGCATACCACCACTTTTGCTCAAATGCATTTTTGGAATTTTGGCGGTAGTGTAATAGATACCCCTGGTGTGCGAGAATTCGCGATGATAGACATTCAGAAAGAAGAGGTGCAACATTATTTCCCAGAGATTTTTCAGATAGGGCAACATTGTAAATTCCATAACTGTCTGCACCTCAATGAGCCTAAATGCGCGGTAATCAAGGCAATAGAGGAAGATGATATTTTAGAAAGCCGCTACGCCACCTACCTAAAACTAATGGAGGAAACGGAGGGGTAA
- a CDS encoding methylmalonyl-CoA mutase family protein has protein sequence MKGNTTMADWEALVKQQLKTEDIDTILRRENLEDIEVKPYYHASHRDFNLLPKVEESPHLVALYQENLEEDAYAFLIKGPIVTADKTLFFEDYSTFEAMSATTENKLMSLVDIFDEKGNMNLNWGENLLKSPIPRALGVDVALYQNAGASIIQQLAIALAKAKDLIEIFGASVLERLIFKVAVGRQYFFEIAKIRALKLLFNQLSRAYQQNNIPYIFAETSLRNKTKADPENNLIRSTLELSAGMIGGADAVFARDFKVENSTPWSQEIAFKQSIVLAYESIINVFEDAAYGSYFVEDMTQQLATKAWQLFIEIEEKGSYQAMYRAGEIQKMVYQHAVKEQSWIEQGKIKLVGANLYPSLDITKDKAHLYREDRLVPVRLSEIYE, from the coding sequence ATGAAGGGGAACACCACAATGGCAGACTGGGAGGCGCTGGTTAAACAGCAACTGAAAACCGAAGATATTGACACCATTCTCCGCAGAGAGAATTTGGAAGATATTGAGGTGAAGCCTTATTATCACGCGTCTCATCGGGATTTTAACCTTTTACCCAAAGTAGAAGAAAGCCCGCATTTGGTGGCGCTATATCAAGAAAATTTGGAAGAAGATGCTTATGCTTTTCTCATTAAAGGTCCCATTGTTACGGCAGATAAAACCCTATTTTTTGAGGATTATAGCACCTTTGAAGCGATGTCGGCGACAACGGAAAATAAGCTGATGTCTTTGGTTGATATTTTTGATGAAAAAGGCAATATGAATCTCAATTGGGGCGAAAATTTATTGAAATCTCCAATACCGAGAGCTTTGGGAGTTGATGTGGCCCTTTACCAGAATGCAGGTGCCAGCATCATCCAACAGTTGGCAATAGCTTTAGCCAAGGCGAAAGATTTAATAGAAATTTTTGGTGCCTCGGTGCTGGAACGGCTGATTTTTAAAGTAGCGGTAGGACGGCAGTACTTTTTTGAAATTGCTAAAATAAGAGCGCTTAAATTGTTATTTAATCAATTGTCAAGGGCGTATCAACAGAACAACATTCCTTATATTTTTGCAGAAACTTCCTTGCGAAATAAAACAAAAGCCGACCCAGAAAACAACCTTATTCGCTCTACATTGGAGCTTTCCGCTGGGATGATTGGCGGTGCTGATGCTGTTTTTGCAAGAGATTTTAAAGTTGAAAATTCCACGCCTTGGTCACAAGAAATAGCCTTTAAACAAAGCATCGTTTTGGCTTATGAAAGCATCATCAATGTGTTTGAAGACGCAGCATATGGCAGTTATTTCGTGGAAGATATGACCCAACAATTGGCGACTAAAGCTTGGCAATTGTTTATCGAGATAGAAGAAAAAGGCAGTTATCAAGCGATGTACCGAGCGGGAGAAATCCAGAAAATGGTTTATCAGCACGCTGTAAAAGAGCAATCTTGGATAGAGCAAGGAAAAATTAAATTGGTGGGCGCCAACCTTTATCCGAGTTTAGACATCACCAAAGATAAAGCGCATTTATACCGAGAAGACCGCTTAGTGCCAGTGAGATTATCAGAAATTTACGAGTGA
- a CDS encoding glutathione peroxidase — protein MKKIFIFLLSVVALLQCTSHKKATQQDEKPLPKSIYDYKVESLDGGEINFADFKGKKILIVNTASECGFTPQYEDLEKLYQKYQNQLVIVGFPANNFGGQEPGTNAEIKNFCQLNYGVTFPMAAKVSVKGEDSTPIFRFLTEKELNGVKNTTILWNFTKFLIDEDGKLIDSFLSTTKPDSEKITQYLK, from the coding sequence ATGAAAAAAATATTCATTTTTCTACTTTCCGTAGTGGCGCTATTGCAATGCACAAGCCATAAAAAAGCAACCCAACAAGATGAAAAGCCTTTGCCAAAGAGCATTTACGACTACAAGGTGGAAAGCTTAGATGGCGGCGAAATCAACTTTGCGGATTTTAAAGGAAAGAAAATTTTAATTGTCAATACCGCATCAGAATGTGGCTTTACACCGCAGTATGAAGATTTAGAAAAACTATACCAAAAGTATCAAAATCAATTGGTTATCGTTGGTTTTCCAGCGAATAATTTTGGAGGGCAAGAGCCTGGAACCAATGCAGAAATCAAAAATTTTTGCCAGTTGAACTATGGCGTTACCTTTCCTATGGCTGCCAAAGTTTCTGTAAAAGGGGAAGATTCGACACCTATTTTTAGATTTTTGACCGAAAAAGAACTTAATGGGGTTAAAAATACCACGATTCTTTGGAATTTCACAAAATTCCTCATCGATGAAGATGGAAAATTGATAGACAGCTTTTTGAGCACAACCAAACCCGACAGTGAAAAAATCACTCAATATTTAAAATAA
- a CDS encoding FtsB family cell division protein — protein sequence MKNLIKDIEKKQPKFKWLRTYVLNRYVVTILCFFVWMIFFDNNSFLVINELNQEISQYEEQLEYYKQEYKKNDAFYKKLMYDRGEKEKFARENYFMKRPNEEIFILVVDSTNAKK from the coding sequence ATGAAAAATCTAATTAAAGATATAGAGAAAAAACAACCCAAATTCAAGTGGCTTAGGACTTATGTACTGAACCGCTATGTGGTTACGATATTGTGTTTTTTTGTGTGGATGATCTTTTTTGATAACAATTCCTTTTTGGTGATTAACGAACTTAATCAGGAAATCAGTCAGTATGAGGAGCAATTGGAATATTATAAACAAGAGTACAAAAAAAACGATGCTTTCTACAAAAAACTGATGTATGACAGAGGCGAAAAAGAAAAATTTGCTCGAGAAAACTACTTTATGAAAAGACCAAACGAAGAAATTTTTATCTTAGTGGTGGATAGTACCAACGCTAAAAAATAA
- a CDS encoding acyl-CoA dehydrogenase family protein, with protein sequence MSYYPLSQIPDYYMLDALLTEEHLLVRNAVRDWVESFIMPQIDEAAQHHKEIPNLMKELGKIGALGPYIPEEYGGAGLDQISYGLIMQELERGDSAVRSAASVQSSLVMFPIFEFGSEEQKRKYLPQLASGEMIGAFGLTEPNHGSNPAGMETHFKDMGDHLLLNGAKMWITNAPLCDIAIVWAKGEDGVVRGMIVERGMEGFSTPETLNKWSLRASKTGELVFRDVKVPKENLLPNIKGLKGPLSCLNSARYGISWGVIGAAIDCYCTAVQYTQERTQFGKPIASFQLQQKKLAEFLTEITKAQLLSWRLGTLKNEHQAMPAQISMAKRNNVKMAIDIARESRQMLGGMGIMGEFPMMRHAANLESVITYEGTHDIHLLITGMDITGINAFA encoded by the coding sequence ATGTCTTATTATCCATTAAGCCAAATTCCAGATTATTATATGTTAGATGCCCTCCTTACGGAAGAACATTTATTGGTAAGAAATGCCGTTAGAGACTGGGTAGAATCTTTCATTATGCCACAAATAGACGAGGCAGCACAGCACCACAAAGAAATCCCTAATCTGATGAAAGAATTAGGAAAAATAGGGGCTTTAGGTCCTTATATCCCCGAAGAATACGGCGGTGCAGGCTTAGATCAAATTTCTTATGGACTGATTATGCAAGAGTTAGAACGCGGTGATTCGGCGGTGCGCTCGGCAGCATCTGTACAATCTTCATTGGTGATGTTCCCTATTTTTGAGTTCGGCTCTGAAGAACAAAAAAGAAAATATTTGCCGCAATTGGCTTCTGGGGAGATGATTGGCGCTTTCGGATTAACGGAGCCCAACCACGGCTCTAACCCCGCAGGGATGGAAACCCACTTTAAAGATATGGGCGATCACCTCCTCCTCAATGGGGCAAAAATGTGGATTACCAATGCGCCGCTTTGTGATATTGCCATCGTTTGGGCTAAAGGCGAAGATGGCGTAGTTAGAGGAATGATTGTAGAACGCGGTATGGAAGGCTTTAGCACGCCAGAAACGCTTAATAAATGGAGTCTACGCGCTTCTAAAACTGGAGAATTGGTTTTTAGAGATGTTAAAGTGCCGAAAGAAAATTTATTACCAAACATCAAAGGGTTAAAAGGACCACTTTCTTGCTTAAACTCCGCTCGTTACGGGATTTCTTGGGGCGTTATTGGAGCGGCTATAGATTGCTATTGCACCGCTGTTCAGTACACGCAGGAACGCACACAGTTTGGAAAACCTATTGCCAGCTTCCAACTTCAACAGAAGAAATTAGCCGAATTTTTAACCGAAATTACCAAAGCACAGTTGCTCTCTTGGCGATTGGGTACGCTTAAAAACGAACACCAAGCCATGCCAGCACAAATCTCTATGGCGAAGCGGAATAATGTAAAAATGGCGATTGACATCGCGAGAGAAAGTCGGCAGATGTTAGGCGGAATGGGCATTATGGGCGAGTTCCCAATGATGAGACACGCCGCCAATTTAGAATCGGTGATAACCTACGAAGGCACGCACGACATCCACTTGCTCATCACAGGGATGGATATTACAGGAATTAACGCTTTTGCATAG
- the udk gene encoding uridine kinase produces MLVIGIAGGTGSGKTTVVNKILKNLNVEGVNVLSQDNYYHDNQNLTMAEREGLNYDHPKSIDFELLRKHVRALKNNESIEQPIYSFVTHSRTGDFVTVEPKRVLIVEGILVLTDKELLKEFDVKLFVHADSDERLIRRIKRDTQERGRDLEEVLYRYQTTLKPMHQEFIEPSKNQADIIIPNMKQNPVAIDFLTTVINNSLKKHKD; encoded by the coding sequence ATGCTTGTAATCGGTATTGCTGGTGGTACAGGTTCTGGAAAAACCACCGTGGTGAATAAAATTCTTAAAAATCTGAATGTAGAAGGGGTTAATGTGTTATCACAAGATAACTATTATCATGATAATCAGAATCTTACAATGGCAGAGAGGGAAGGCCTCAACTATGATCACCCCAAATCCATAGATTTTGAATTGTTGCGAAAGCATGTGCGTGCGCTTAAAAATAACGAAAGCATAGAACAGCCCATTTACTCATTTGTAACCCATTCAAGAACAGGGGATTTCGTAACGGTAGAGCCTAAAAGAGTGCTTATTGTGGAGGGGATTTTGGTGCTTACAGATAAGGAATTATTAAAGGAATTTGATGTTAAGTTATTCGTACATGCCGATTCTGATGAGCGTCTGATTCGCAGAATAAAAAGAGACACCCAAGAGCGTGGGCGAGATTTGGAGGAGGTACTATACCGCTACCAAACTACACTGAAACCTATGCATCAGGAATTTATAGAACCTTCTAAAAATCAGGCAGATATCATTATTCCTAATATGAAGCAGAACCCTGTAGCGATAGATTTCCTTACCACTGTTATCAATAACTCTTTGAAAAAACACAAAGATTAA